A window of the Acanthochromis polyacanthus isolate Apoly-LR-REF ecotype Palm Island chromosome 10, KAUST_Apoly_ChrSc, whole genome shotgun sequence genome harbors these coding sequences:
- the LOC127535837 gene encoding LOW QUALITY PROTEIN: putative nuclease HARBI1 (The sequence of the model RefSeq protein was modified relative to this genomic sequence to represent the inferred CDS: inserted 1 base in 1 codon), with protein sequence MACPFINGPVDEGAALLRAELNLGREIVFRLRIDVLAFPDSYLFERYRFTSDSIIYIHHLIRPYICNITNRSRALTSQQMLCVALQFFANGSFLYNIGDAEHYSKATVCRAVRKVCLALKRLLPMFVVFSGHKPLRAIKEEFHRIAGFPSVIGCIDGTHIPIIAPSQNEGDYVNRKSIHSINVQIICDASCIITNVEAKWPGSVHDSRIFRESNLSNRLQRGEFDGLLLGDRGYXCQPRLMTPYPDPEPGPQQNFNRAHCRTRARVEMTIGLLKARFQCLRYLRVTPERACDTIVACVVIHNITTIRGEQHPAVQYEDPDDDPIHLPALQDGRAVRDNICNHHFGV encoded by the exons ATGGCATGTCCTTTTATCAATGGTCCAGTTGAcgaaggagcagcattactgcgcGCAGAATTGAATCTTGGTCGGGAGATTGTTTTCAGACTGCGCATAGATGTTTTGGCATTTCCGGACAGTTATCTGTTTGAACGGTACCGCTTCACCTCGGACTCCATAATCTACATCCAccacctaatccgtccttacatttgcAACATTACCAACCGCAGTCGCGCTCTAACATCCCAGCAGAtgttgtgtgttgcgctgcagTTCTTTGCGAATGGGAGTTTTTTATACAACATCGGAGATGCAGAACATTACAGTAAGGCCACTGTTTGCAGGGCGGTCAGAAAAGTGTGCCTGGCCCTGAAACGGCTTCTACCGATGTTTGTCGTTTTCTCTGGGCACAAACCTCTGAGAgccatcaaggaggagttccacaggattgcag gatttcccagtgtgattggatGCATTGATGGCACCCATATCCCCATCATAGCTCCATCACAGAATGAAGGAGACTATgtgaataggaagtccattcacagcataaatgtgcag atcatatgtgatgcttcATGCATCATTAccaatgtggaggccaagtggccTGGCTCTGTTCACGACTCAAGGATTTTtcgagagtctaacctgagcaacagactgcagcgtg gagagtttgatggccttctgctgggtgacaggggtt catgccaacccaggctgatgaccccataccctgaccctgaaccaggcccccaacagaacttcaaccgggctcactgcaggaccagagcccgggtagagatgaccataggcctgctgaaagcgcGTTTCCAGTGCCTACGTtacctcagggtgacccctgagagggcctgtgatactatagtggcatgtgttgttattcataatattaccactattagaggagagcaacaccctgccgtACAAtatgaagacccagatgatgaccccatccacctgcCAGCTCTGCAAGACGGCAGAGCAGTCAGGGACAACATATGCAATCACCACTTTGGAGTTTAA